In a single window of the Leisingera daeponensis DSM 23529 genome:
- a CDS encoding acyl-CoA dehydrogenase, which translates to MTEKPALRAKDAPDLGRFNWEDPLRLEDQLTEDERMISASARAYAQEKLQPRVLNAYENEETDPEIFREMGEMGLLGTTIPEEYGGLGGGYVSYGLVAREVERVDSGYRSMMSVQSSLVMYPIYAYGSEEQRQKYLPKLASGEWIGCFGLTEPDAGSDPASMKTRAEKTEGGYRLTGSKMWISNAPIADVFVVWAKSEAHGGKIRGFVLDKGLKGLSAPKIQNKASLRASITGEIVMDGVEVGEDALLPHVQGLKGPFGCLNRARYGISWGAMGAAEACWHAARQYGLDRTQFGRPLANTQLFQLKLANMQTEITLGLHASLRVGRLMDEANAAPEMISIVKRNNCGKALEIARMARDMHGGNGISLEFNVIRHMVNLETVNTYEGTHDVHALILGRAQTGLQAFF; encoded by the coding sequence ATGACCGAAAAACCCGCGCTGCGCGCCAAGGATGCCCCGGATCTGGGCCGTTTCAACTGGGAAGACCCGCTGCGGCTGGAGGACCAGCTGACCGAAGATGAACGGATGATCTCCGCCTCGGCCCGCGCTTACGCTCAGGAAAAGCTTCAGCCGCGCGTGCTAAATGCTTATGAAAACGAGGAAACAGATCCGGAAATCTTCCGCGAGATGGGCGAGATGGGCCTGCTGGGCACCACGATTCCAGAAGAATACGGCGGCCTTGGCGGCGGTTATGTGTCCTATGGGCTGGTCGCGCGCGAGGTGGAGCGCGTCGACAGCGGTTACCGCTCGATGATGTCGGTTCAAAGCTCGCTGGTGATGTATCCCATCTACGCATACGGCAGCGAGGAGCAGCGCCAGAAATACCTGCCGAAACTCGCCTCCGGTGAATGGATCGGCTGCTTTGGCCTGACGGAACCGGATGCAGGCTCCGACCCCGCCAGCATGAAGACCCGGGCCGAAAAAACCGAAGGCGGCTACCGGCTGACCGGCTCCAAGATGTGGATCTCCAACGCGCCGATCGCCGATGTCTTTGTGGTTTGGGCCAAATCCGAAGCCCATGGCGGCAAAATCCGCGGCTTCGTGCTGGACAAGGGCTTGAAAGGCCTGAGCGCGCCGAAGATTCAGAACAAGGCCTCCTTGCGCGCGTCGATCACCGGTGAGATCGTGATGGACGGGGTGGAAGTTGGCGAAGACGCTCTTTTGCCTCATGTTCAAGGGCTTAAAGGGCCTTTTGGATGTTTGAACCGGGCCCGCTACGGCATCAGCTGGGGCGCCATGGGCGCGGCGGAGGCGTGCTGGCACGCGGCGCGCCAGTACGGGCTGGACCGGACCCAATTCGGGCGGCCTCTCGCCAACACCCAGCTGTTCCAGCTGAAACTCGCCAACATGCAGACCGAAATCACCCTGGGTTTGCATGCGTCCCTGCGGGTCGGGCGGCTGATGGATGAGGCCAATGCGGCGCCGGAGATGATTTCGATCGTCAAGCGCAACAACTGCGGCAAGGCGTTGGAGATTGCCCGGATGGCCCGCGACATGCACGGCGGCAATGGTATCAGCCTGGAGTTCAACGTGATCCGGCACATGGTGAACCTGGAAACAGTGAACACCTACGAGGGCACCCACGACGTCCATGCTCTGATCCTGGGCCGCGCCCAGACCGGTTTGCAGGCATTCTTCTGA
- the pstB gene encoding phosphate ABC transporter ATP-binding protein PstB, protein MNDMTLMDNTVETQNIKIAAKDVNVFYGDTHAIKDVNVEIEDNTVTAFIGPSGCGKSTFLRCLNRMNDTIGTCKVTGDILLDGEDIYDKRVDPVQLRAKVGMVFQKPNPFPKSIYDNVAYGPRIHGLARNKAELDEIVEKSLRRGAIWDEVKDRLDAPGTGLSGGQQQRLCIARAVATEPEVLLMDEPCSALDPIATAQVEELIDELRASYSVVIVTHSMQQAARVSQKTAFFHLGNLVEFGPTGQIFTNPEDPRTESYITGRIG, encoded by the coding sequence ATGAACGACATGACCTTGATGGATAACACCGTGGAAACTCAGAACATCAAAATCGCCGCCAAGGACGTGAACGTCTTTTACGGCGACACCCACGCAATCAAAGACGTGAACGTCGAGATCGAGGACAACACCGTCACCGCCTTTATCGGTCCCTCCGGCTGCGGCAAGTCCACCTTCCTGCGCTGCCTGAACCGGATGAACGACACCATCGGCACTTGCAAGGTAACGGGCGATATCCTGCTGGATGGCGAGGATATTTACGATAAGCGCGTCGATCCGGTGCAGCTGCGCGCCAAGGTCGGCATGGTATTTCAGAAGCCGAACCCGTTCCCCAAGTCGATCTACGACAATGTGGCCTATGGCCCGCGCATCCACGGCTTGGCGAGAAACAAGGCGGAACTTGATGAAATCGTGGAGAAATCCCTGCGCCGCGGCGCGATCTGGGATGAGGTGAAGGACCGTCTGGACGCCCCCGGCACCGGCCTTTCGGGCGGCCAGCAGCAGCGCCTGTGCATTGCCCGCGCCGTCGCGACAGAGCCTGAAGTTCTGCTGATGGACGAACCCTGCTCGGCGCTGGACCCGATTGCGACCGCCCAGGTCGAAGAGCTGATCGACGAGCTGCGCGCCAGCTACTCGGTGGTGATCGTCACCCACTCGATGCAGCAGGCCGCGCGTGTCAGCCAGAAAACCGCCTTCTTCCACCTCGGCAACCTGGTGGAATTCGGCCCCACCGGCCAGATCTTCACCAACCCCGAAGATCCGCGCACGGAAAGCTACATCACCGGCCGGATTGGCTGA
- a CDS encoding outer membrane protein has translation MTRFVAMTAIAAVMGSAAFAGNISEPVVEPAPAPAPVPVANDGGDWTGFYLGGQIGQLDVDATNGASGDDAAYGIHAGYNYDFGRFVLGGELDYDTTDVDLGGGATVDSVARAKVKAGYDFGNVLAYVTGGVAEADSSLGSETGEFYGVGLAYQVTDQWQIGGEVLEHEFDDFGNSGVGADATSVSLRASFKF, from the coding sequence ATGACTCGTTTCGTAGCTATGACAGCCATCGCAGCCGTAATGGGCAGTGCAGCGTTTGCCGGCAACATCAGTGAACCGGTGGTCGAACCCGCGCCGGCACCGGCCCCCGTGCCAGTGGCCAATGATGGCGGCGACTGGACCGGTTTCTACCTGGGTGGCCAGATCGGCCAGCTGGATGTGGACGCAACCAACGGAGCCTCGGGTGATGATGCCGCTTATGGTATCCACGCAGGCTACAACTATGATTTTGGCCGTTTCGTCCTGGGTGGCGAACTGGATTATGACACCACCGACGTCGATCTGGGCGGCGGCGCAACCGTTGACTCGGTCGCCCGTGCCAAGGTGAAGGCCGGTTACGACTTCGGCAACGTTCTCGCCTATGTCACCGGCGGTGTGGCTGAGGCCGACAGCTCGCTGGGCAGCGAAACCGGCGAGTTCTACGGCGTCGGCTTGGCCTATCAGGTCACCGACCAGTGGCAGATCGGCGGTGAAGTGCTTGAGCATGAATTCGACGATTTCGGCAACTCCGGCGTTGGCGCAGATGCCACCTCGGTTTCGCTGCGCGCGTCGTTCAAGTTCTAA
- the cysS gene encoding cysteine--tRNA ligase, with protein sequence MGTKDIVIKLHNTKTRKKEVFEPIDASNVRMYVCGPTVYDRAHLGNARPVVVFDVLYRLLREIYGEDQVTYARNFTDVDDKINARAAESGRLIGEITAETTQWFLDDMGELGALEPSHMPRATEYIPQMVAMIEDLIAKGHAYAAEGHVLFAVDSWKDRYGRLSGRSVDDMIAGARVEVAPYKKNPMDFVLWKPSTDDLPGWDSPWGRGRPGWHIECSAMSYELLGETFDIHGGGNDLMFPHHENEIAQSCCAHPEGDFARFWLHNEMLQVEGKKMSKSLGNFFTVRDLLDQGYPGEVIRLVFLQTHYRKPMDWTDKKAKEAEATLRKWRALTAGIEPASSAAAAVLEALADDLNSAGAIAELHKLAAAGDAAGLLASAQMLGLLTEEMGAWASAPSIDLSAFAEKLFKTRQKAMESKDFSEVDKLKAAYVEAGLEVRMSKTGVELVPGAGFDPAKLEAL encoded by the coding sequence ATGGGAACCAAGGACATAGTGATCAAGCTGCACAACACAAAGACCCGCAAGAAAGAGGTCTTTGAGCCGATCGACGCCAGCAACGTGCGGATGTATGTCTGCGGCCCCACGGTGTATGACCGGGCGCATCTGGGCAATGCCCGGCCGGTGGTGGTCTTTGATGTTCTTTACCGGCTGCTGCGCGAGATTTATGGCGAGGATCAGGTGACTTATGCCCGTAACTTCACCGACGTTGACGACAAGATCAATGCCCGCGCCGCCGAAAGCGGCCGCCTGATTGGCGAGATTACCGCGGAAACAACCCAATGGTTCCTCGACGATATGGGCGAACTTGGCGCGCTGGAGCCCAGCCACATGCCGCGGGCAACGGAGTACATCCCGCAGATGGTGGCGATGATCGAGGATCTGATCGCCAAGGGCCACGCCTATGCTGCCGAAGGCCATGTGCTGTTCGCGGTCGACAGCTGGAAGGACCGCTATGGGCGTCTGTCAGGCCGGTCCGTCGATGACATGATCGCCGGCGCCCGGGTCGAGGTTGCGCCCTACAAGAAGAACCCGATGGATTTTGTGCTGTGGAAGCCGTCCACCGATGATTTGCCTGGCTGGGACAGCCCCTGGGGCCGCGGAAGGCCGGGCTGGCACATCGAATGCTCGGCGATGTCCTATGAACTGCTGGGCGAGACCTTCGACATTCACGGCGGCGGCAACGACCTGATGTTCCCGCACCATGAGAATGAAATTGCGCAAAGCTGCTGCGCCCATCCAGAGGGTGATTTTGCACGTTTCTGGCTGCACAACGAAATGCTGCAGGTGGAAGGCAAGAAAATGTCCAAATCCCTGGGCAACTTCTTCACCGTCCGCGACCTGCTGGACCAGGGCTATCCGGGTGAAGTGATCCGGCTGGTGTTCCTGCAGACCCATTACCGCAAGCCGATGGACTGGACCGACAAGAAGGCCAAAGAGGCCGAGGCGACGCTGCGCAAATGGCGGGCGCTGACCGCGGGCATCGAGCCCGCGTCCAGCGCTGCTGCCGCGGTCCTGGAGGCGCTGGCGGATGACCTCAATTCCGCGGGCGCCATTGCAGAGCTGCACAAGCTGGCAGCGGCGGGCGATGCGGCGGGGCTGCTGGCCTCGGCGCAGATGCTGGGGCTGCTGACGGAGGAGATGGGCGCCTGGGCGTCCGCGCCCTCGATTGACCTGTCGGCCTTTGCGGAAAAGCTGTTCAAGACGCGTCAGAAGGCTATGGAAAGCAAGGACTTTTCCGAGGTCGACAAATTGAAGGCGGCTTATGTTGAGGCAGGGCTTGAAGTGCGGATGAGCAAAACCGGCGTTGAGTTGGTGCCGGGTGCAGGGTTTGACCCTGCCAAGCTGGAGGCGCTTTGA
- the pstA gene encoding phosphate ABC transporter permease PstA produces MTDLSQSNAGAEPRTHGGSLLEQTPRTRKRNAAEARFRGYGIAAITAGLVMLLILVTTIVSKGTGAFQQTFVTLNVELLEGKLDKKGERNIEDIKKVTTFGYAPIIKGAMEATVEELGIDTSLKAKDLAGVLSKDVAAQLRDYVIANPDQIGQTVEFRFLASSRVDGYLKGRVTRDSIVNDKNISAEQLDLVDALAAAGVLEKTFNLDFITGADASDARPEAAGIGVSMLGSLFMMFVVLALALPIGVAASIYLEEFAPQNWLTDMIEVNISNLAAVPSIVFGILGLAVFINYMHLPTSAPLVGGLVLTLMTLPTIIISTRASLKSVPPSIRDAALGVGASKMQAVFHHVLPLAAPGILTGTIIGLAQALGETAPLLLIGMVGFIASNAPETIADGLLAPNSAMPAQIYEWAKRADPAFYERAWGGIIILLIFLVTMNTLAVILRRRFERRW; encoded by the coding sequence ATGACTGACCTCAGCCAATCCAACGCAGGCGCGGAGCCCCGCACACACGGCGGCTCGCTGCTGGAGCAGACCCCGCGCACCAGGAAGCGCAACGCAGCCGAAGCACGGTTCCGCGGCTATGGCATCGCCGCCATCACTGCAGGACTGGTCATGCTGCTGATCCTGGTGACCACCATTGTCAGCAAGGGCACCGGCGCGTTCCAGCAAACCTTTGTGACGCTCAATGTGGAGCTGCTGGAAGGCAAGCTCGACAAGAAGGGTGAGCGCAATATCGAAGACATCAAGAAGGTCACCACCTTCGGCTATGCCCCGATCATCAAGGGCGCGATGGAGGCCACGGTCGAGGAACTGGGCATCGATACCAGCCTCAAGGCCAAGGACCTGGCCGGCGTGCTGTCCAAGGACGTGGCCGCGCAGCTGCGCGACTATGTGATCGCCAACCCGGACCAGATCGGCCAGACGGTGGAGTTCCGCTTTCTCGCCTCTAGCCGCGTGGACGGCTACCTGAAGGGGCGCGTCACCCGCGACAGCATCGTCAACGACAAGAACATCTCTGCCGAACAGCTTGATCTTGTTGATGCTTTGGCTGCTGCCGGTGTGCTGGAGAAGACCTTCAACCTCGACTTCATCACCGGCGCAGACGCCTCCGACGCCCGCCCCGAAGCCGCCGGCATCGGCGTCTCCATGCTGGGCTCTCTGTTCATGATGTTCGTGGTGCTGGCCCTGGCGCTGCCGATCGGCGTTGCGGCCTCGATCTATCTGGAGGAGTTCGCGCCGCAGAACTGGCTCACCGACATGATTGAGGTGAACATCTCCAACCTCGCCGCGGTGCCGTCCATCGTGTTCGGCATCCTGGGCCTTGCGGTCTTCATCAACTATATGCATCTGCCGACCTCGGCGCCGCTGGTGGGCGGTCTGGTGCTGACGCTGATGACCCTGCCGACCATCATCATTTCCACCCGCGCCTCGCTGAAATCGGTGCCACCGTCGATCCGTGACGCCGCGCTGGGGGTTGGGGCGTCGAAAATGCAGGCAGTGTTCCACCACGTGCTGCCGCTGGCCGCGCCCGGCATCCTGACCGGCACCATCATCGGGCTGGCGCAGGCGCTGGGGGAAACCGCACCGCTGCTGCTCATCGGCATGGTCGGGTTCATCGCCTCCAACGCGCCGGAAACCATTGCGGACGGCCTGCTGGCGCCGAACTCGGCGATGCCTGCGCAGATCTACGAATGGGCCAAACGCGCCGACCCGGCCTTCTATGAACGCGCCTGGGGCGGCATCATCATCCTTCTCATCTTCCTGGTGACCATGAACACGCTTGCCGTGATCCTGCGCCGCCGCTTTGAACGCCGCTGGTAA
- the phoB gene encoding phosphate regulon transcriptional regulator PhoB, with protein MAADQPTVLVVEDEMAQREVLAYNLEADGFRVLRAGHGEEALLVVEEDMPDIIILDWMMPNLSGIEVCRRLKTRSETRNIPVIMLSARSEEVDKVRGLETGADDYVVKPYSVIELMARVRTQLRRVRPSTVGVRLEFDDIVLDAETHKVSRADNPLKLGPTEFRLLSTFMEKPGRVWSREQLLDRVWGRDIYVDTRTVDVHIGRLRKALTQHGGSDPVRTVRGAGYALG; from the coding sequence ATGGCTGCCGATCAGCCCACCGTTCTTGTTGTTGAAGACGAAATGGCCCAGCGGGAAGTGCTGGCCTACAACCTCGAAGCCGATGGCTTCCGCGTGCTGCGCGCCGGACATGGCGAGGAAGCGCTGCTGGTGGTCGAGGAGGACATGCCCGATATCATCATCCTGGACTGGATGATGCCCAACCTCAGCGGCATCGAAGTGTGCCGCCGGCTCAAAACCCGTTCGGAAACCCGCAACATTCCGGTGATCATGCTGTCGGCCCGCTCGGAAGAGGTCGACAAGGTGCGCGGTCTGGAAACCGGCGCCGATGATTACGTGGTCAAACCCTATTCGGTGATTGAGCTGATGGCCCGCGTGCGCACCCAGCTGCGCCGGGTGCGGCCCTCCACGGTCGGCGTGCGGTTGGAATTTGACGACATTGTACTGGACGCGGAAACCCACAAAGTGAGCCGCGCCGACAATCCGCTGAAGCTGGGGCCGACGGAGTTCCGCCTGCTCTCCACCTTCATGGAGAAACCGGGCCGGGTGTGGAGCCGCGAGCAGCTCTTGGACCGGGTCTGGGGCCGCGACATCTATGTCGACACCCGCACCGTCGATGTTCACATCGGGCGGCTGCGCAAGGCGCTGACCCAGCATGGCGGCAGCGACCCGGTGCGCACGGTGCGCGGCGCGGGCTACGCGCTCGGCTGA
- the phoU gene encoding phosphate signaling complex protein PhoU, with protein sequence MAEQHIASAFDRDLEAIQARIMKMGGLVEDAIREAARALETRDEELALTVRQADKAIDGLEELINEETARLIALRAPAASDLRLVLSVMKIAGNLERIGDYAKNMAKRTGVLAQGPNISEGTSALRRMAREVERMLKDALDSYIQRDVELARDVIERDRDVDQMYNALFREFLTHMMEDPRNISACMHLHFIAKNTERMGDHVTAIAEQVIYLVTGEKPEEDRKKADTTSTTPQEI encoded by the coding sequence ATGGCAGAGCAGCATATAGCATCGGCATTCGATCGCGACCTGGAGGCGATTCAGGCCCGGATCATGAAAATGGGCGGCCTGGTCGAGGACGCCATCCGCGAGGCAGCCCGCGCGCTGGAAACCCGCGACGAGGAACTGGCGCTGACGGTGCGTCAGGCCGACAAGGCCATAGACGGGCTGGAAGAGCTGATCAACGAGGAAACCGCCCGGCTGATCGCGCTGCGCGCGCCCGCGGCCTCCGACCTGCGTCTGGTTCTGTCGGTGATGAAGATTGCCGGCAATCTGGAACGCATTGGCGACTATGCCAAAAACATGGCCAAGCGCACTGGCGTCCTGGCCCAGGGGCCGAACATCAGCGAAGGAACCTCCGCCCTGCGCCGCATGGCGCGCGAGGTGGAGCGGATGCTGAAAGATGCGCTGGACTCCTACATCCAGCGCGACGTGGAGCTGGCCCGCGACGTAATCGAGCGCGACCGCGATGTGGACCAGATGTACAACGCCCTGTTCCGCGAATTCCTGACCCATATGATGGAAGATCCGCGCAACATTTCGGCCTGTATGCACTTGCATTTCATCGCAAAAAACACCGAACGCATGGGCGACCACGTGACCGCGATTGCGGAACAGGTGATCTATCTTGTGACCGGAGAGAAGCCGGAGGAAGACCGCAAGAAAGCCGACACCACCTCGACAACACCGCAGGAGATCTGA
- a CDS encoding LysR family transcriptional regulator has product MSVPRKFLPSIPSLRALEALDRLGSASAAADELALTQGAVSRQLQTLERQLGMELVQRDQKRLTLTSEAQDYAAEIRQALNQIVQSTLRLQAAPLAGTLNLAILPAFGMRWLMPRLPDFARLHPDVTINMSTRLEPFNFATEPFDAAIHFGNAEWPGTQALLLKHEQLLPVCAPQLLDGRSVTEPDDILKLPLLHIQTRTTAWRDWFARLGIAANDGLSGTIYDQFATITQAALHGLGVALMPDYLVEQDLATGRLVALHPEASETSGAYYLVWPERKSGAPALVKFREWLAGQAQPEDPLPR; this is encoded by the coding sequence ATGTCCGTACCTCGCAAATTCCTGCCTTCCATCCCCTCCCTGCGCGCGCTTGAAGCGCTTGACCGGCTGGGAAGCGCCTCGGCCGCGGCCGACGAACTGGCGCTGACGCAAGGCGCCGTCAGCCGCCAGTTGCAGACCTTGGAACGGCAACTGGGGATGGAGCTGGTGCAACGGGACCAGAAGCGGCTGACGCTGACAAGTGAGGCGCAGGATTACGCGGCGGAGATCCGGCAGGCCTTGAACCAGATCGTGCAATCCACCCTGCGTTTGCAGGCCGCACCGCTGGCGGGGACGCTGAACCTGGCAATTCTGCCGGCCTTCGGAATGCGCTGGCTGATGCCGCGGCTGCCCGACTTTGCCCGGCTTCACCCGGATGTCACGATCAACATGTCCACCCGGCTGGAGCCTTTTAATTTTGCCACGGAACCCTTTGACGCAGCAATACATTTTGGAAATGCAGAGTGGCCCGGCACGCAAGCCCTGCTGCTGAAGCACGAACAGCTGCTGCCGGTCTGCGCGCCGCAGCTTCTGGACGGCAGGAGTGTCACCGAACCTGATGACATACTGAAGCTGCCGCTGCTGCACATTCAAACCCGGACGACGGCCTGGCGCGACTGGTTCGCCCGGCTGGGAATTGCCGCGAATGACGGGTTGAGCGGCACGATCTATGATCAGTTCGCAACCATCACCCAGGCAGCGCTGCATGGTCTCGGGGTGGCGCTGATGCCGGATTACCTGGTGGAACAGGACCTGGCGACGGGCCGTCTGGTTGCCCTGCATCCGGAGGCTTCGGAGACATCTGGCGCCTATTACCTGGTGTGGCCGGAGCGGAAATCGGGCGCCCCTGCGCTGGTTAAATTCCGGGAGTGGCTGGCCGGTCAGGCGCAGCCGGAGGATCCGCTGCCGCGCTGA
- a CDS encoding trimethylamine methyltransferase family protein, giving the protein MNDQASSTRAGRSGGRNARRAARAAALPDHLRPVRPGMESTALKLLSQTDMEQIHQTALTALEEIGLADAPQSGISYLMAAGCTLGGDGRIRFPRALVEDTIAKANRSITLYSRDGKSDLQLSGGRVHYGTAGAAVSMVDVHGKSYRDSTVQDLHDAARICDQLDNIHFVQRPMVCRDIADNCEMDLNSIYATTAGTTKHVGVSFTEPDFVKHGLELLHMIAGGEDKWCERPFVSNSNCFVVPPMKFATESCQVMEECIKGGMPVLLLSAGMAGATAPSTIAGAIAQAVAECLAGLVYVNAVKPSAPAIFGTWPFGLDLRTGAMSVGSGEQALLSAGCAQMHKFYDLPGGAAAGASDSKLPDMQAGWEQMCSAVMAGLSGLNMVYEAAGMHASLLGFCHESLILDNDLLGQAQRCVRGIEVNEETLALDQMRATCLGGPGHYLGTDQTLSRMQVDYVYPDLGDRTSPKEWAERDKPDLIEKAIAKKEKILSERAAARFDAATDMAIRAKFNIHLPA; this is encoded by the coding sequence ATGAACGACCAAGCCTCCTCCACCCGCGCCGGCCGCAGCGGCGGGCGCAACGCGCGCCGTGCAGCCCGGGCAGCCGCATTGCCGGATCATCTGCGCCCGGTGCGCCCTGGGATGGAAAGCACCGCCCTCAAACTGCTCAGCCAGACGGATATGGAGCAGATCCACCAAACTGCGCTGACCGCGCTGGAAGAGATCGGCCTCGCCGACGCCCCGCAAAGCGGCATCAGCTATCTGATGGCAGCGGGCTGCACCTTGGGCGGCGACGGCCGCATCCGCTTCCCCCGTGCGCTGGTCGAGGACACGATTGCCAAGGCAAACCGGTCCATCACCCTTTACAGCCGCGACGGCAAGTCCGACCTGCAGCTGTCCGGCGGCCGCGTCCATTACGGAACCGCGGGCGCCGCGGTCAGCATGGTGGACGTGCACGGCAAGAGCTACCGCGACTCCACCGTGCAGGACCTGCACGACGCCGCGCGCATCTGCGACCAGCTCGACAACATCCATTTCGTGCAGCGCCCTATGGTGTGCCGGGACATCGCTGACAACTGCGAGATGGATCTGAACTCGATTTATGCGACCACTGCCGGAACCACCAAACATGTGGGCGTTTCGTTTACCGAGCCGGATTTCGTGAAACACGGGCTGGAGCTGCTTCACATGATTGCCGGCGGCGAGGATAAGTGGTGCGAACGCCCCTTTGTGTCGAACTCCAACTGCTTTGTGGTTCCGCCGATGAAATTCGCCACGGAATCCTGCCAGGTGATGGAGGAATGCATCAAGGGCGGCATGCCGGTGCTGCTGCTGTCGGCGGGCATGGCGGGGGCCACCGCCCCCTCGACCATTGCCGGCGCAATCGCGCAGGCGGTGGCGGAATGCCTTGCCGGACTGGTTTATGTAAACGCCGTAAAGCCCAGTGCGCCCGCGATTTTTGGCACTTGGCCCTTTGGCTTGGACCTGCGGACCGGGGCCATGTCCGTCGGCTCAGGCGAACAGGCACTGCTGAGCGCGGGCTGCGCCCAGATGCACAAATTCTATGACCTGCCCGGCGGCGCCGCCGCGGGCGCCTCGGATTCTAAGCTGCCCGACATGCAGGCGGGATGGGAACAGATGTGTTCTGCCGTGATGGCCGGACTGTCTGGCCTCAACATGGTTTATGAGGCCGCTGGAATGCATGCCTCGCTGCTGGGTTTCTGTCATGAATCGCTGATCCTGGATAACGACCTGCTGGGCCAGGCGCAGCGCTGCGTGCGCGGCATTGAAGTGAATGAAGAAACCTTGGCCCTGGACCAGATGCGCGCGACCTGCCTTGGCGGGCCCGGCCACTATCTGGGAACCGATCAAACGCTCAGCCGGATGCAGGTGGACTATGTCTATCCGGACCTGGGCGACCGGACCTCGCCCAAGGAATGGGCGGAGCGCGACAAGCCCGACCTGATCGAGAAGGCGATTGCCAAGAAGGAGAAGATCCTGTCAGAGCGCGCCGCGGCCCGGTTTGACGCCGCCACCGACATGGCAATCCGCGCGAAGTTCAACATCCACCTGCCGGCATAA
- the pstC gene encoding phosphate ABC transporter permease subunit PstC yields the protein MPTFWLVVLLLALSAAGFYLGRSRALRTAGGDARELHSLPSYYGYHVALAAFVPAIAVLAVWLLAQPLIIENRVSNLIPAEAVPENTTIGLVMSDVRRVAEGLDLAVEQGLLTRREARDAVSGGQDLRALMGEVGVALGSDVRPEVLSAAQSYRNLSQTGNTAMTVVVALLALGGFAWAYGRTHKDFRARNVVERGVLALLILAASLAILTTVGIVLSMLFETKNFFGLHSWTDFFFGSTWAPNFRGDSDLSILPLLWGTLYISFIALLVAVPVGLFAAIYLSEYASGTVRSFAKPLLEILAGIPTIVYGLFALLTVGPALANLFAKGGMLGVEWMAGATSVLTAGLVMGIMLIPFVSSLSDDIINAVPQAMRDGSLGLGATKSETVRQVVMPAALPGIVGAVLLAASRAIGETMIVVMGAGAIAKFSLNPLESMTTITTRIVSQLTGDTDFASPETLVAFALGLTLFVLTLGLNVLALYIVRKYREQYE from the coding sequence ATGCCCACTTTCTGGCTCGTTGTTCTCCTGCTTGCGCTGTCCGCAGCGGGATTCTACCTGGGGCGCAGCCGCGCGCTCAGAACCGCCGGGGGCGATGCAAGAGAACTGCATTCGCTGCCGTCTTACTATGGCTACCACGTTGCGCTGGCCGCGTTTGTGCCCGCCATCGCCGTGCTGGCCGTCTGGCTGCTGGCGCAGCCGCTGATTATCGAGAACCGTGTCTCGAACCTGATCCCGGCAGAGGCCGTGCCGGAAAACACCACCATCGGCCTGGTGATGAGCGACGTGCGCCGGGTTGCCGAAGGGCTGGATCTGGCGGTGGAGCAGGGCCTCTTGACCCGCCGGGAGGCGCGGGATGCCGTCAGCGGCGGACAGGACCTGCGCGCCCTGATGGGCGAGGTCGGTGTCGCCCTCGGCTCTGACGTGCGCCCCGAGGTGCTGAGCGCCGCCCAGTCCTACCGCAACCTGTCCCAAACCGGCAATACTGCAATGACCGTGGTTGTCGCGCTGCTGGCGCTTGGCGGCTTTGCCTGGGCCTACGGCCGCACGCACAAGGACTTCCGCGCCCGCAACGTGGTGGAGCGCGGCGTGCTGGCGCTGCTGATCCTGGCGGCCTCGCTGGCAATCCTGACCACGGTCGGCATTGTCCTGTCGATGCTGTTTGAGACCAAGAATTTCTTCGGCCTGCATTCCTGGACCGACTTTTTCTTTGGCTCCACCTGGGCGCCCAACTTCCGCGGCGACAGCGATCTGTCGATCCTGCCGCTGCTGTGGGGCACGCTCTATATCTCCTTCATCGCGCTGCTGGTGGCGGTGCCGGTGGGCCTGTTCGCAGCCATTTACCTGTCCGAATACGCCAGCGGCACGGTGCGCTCCTTCGCGAAGCCGCTGCTGGAAATCCTGGCGGGTATCCCGACCATCGTTTACGGCCTGTTCGCGCTGCTGACGGTCGGTCCCGCACTGGCGAACCTGTTTGCCAAGGGCGGGATGCTGGGGGTCGAATGGATGGCCGGCGCCACCTCGGTGCTGACGGCCGGGCTGGTGATGGGCATCATGCTGATCCCCTTCGTCTCCTCGCTGTCCGATGACATCATCAATGCGGTGCCGCAGGCGATGCGCGACGGCTCGCTGGGCCTGGGCGCCACCAAATCGGAAACCGTGCGCCAGGTGGTGATGCCGGCCGCGCTGCCGGGCATCGTCGGCGCGGTGCTGCTGGCCGCGTCGCGCGCCATCGGCGAGACCATGATCGTGGTGATGGGGGCAGGGGCGATTGCCAAATTCTCGCTCAACCCGCTGGAGTCGATGACCACCATCACCACCCGCATCGTCAGCCAGCTGACCGGCGACACCGACTTTGCCAGCCCCGAAACCCTTGTTGCCTTTGCCCTGGGCCTGACACTGTTTGTCCTGACCCTCGGCCTGAACGTCCTGGCGCTCTATATCGTGCGCAAATACCGGGAGCAGTACGAATAA